TCATTGCATAGAATAATAGCTCTTGTTTTAGAATGTACATTGGTTCTCAGTATATTGCTTTAGGTTTGTATCACTGTACAGAAGCATAGCTCTTATTTCAGAATGTACATTGGTTATCAGTATATTGCTTTAGGTTTGTATCACTTCATAGAAGCATATGAGACAGTTGGACATTACTATAAATGGGAAGATTAAACTATGATGCTTCAATGATCAATACTAGAAGCAGTATTGATGCAAACTAAATTCTTCAAGCAAAATGCAAATTAGTTGCTCAACACATGAACATGATATTTCACAGTACTGTGAATAACATAGCATCAGGTCCAGAACAACCATGATCAACTCCTAGCTATTACATGTCCAGAAGCACAGAATTAGGCTCCATCTTACAAGTATAGAAGAAGCACAAAATACACAGACCCAAGGCAAATGTTGGCAGCACAGTCCTAGCCAGTATGAGAGTTTTCTAACAGCTCTCAcagatggtgtacttaaggtaGTCtaagccttcttcttctttggggtcttcttcttcttaagggttttcttcttcttaggtgttttcttcttcttgggtgtcCACTTCTTTTGTGGCGTCTGCTCCTCACCAGCATCAGTGGTAGCTTATCTCTTACTGGTTTAAGAACAATTTGGTCAAAATGACATGTCAAGAAGCAACAGGAACTAGAGTAGGCAAAGTTGAAAGTTAATTGTTACCTCTTATTTGGTGTTGTTGAACTACATATATCCACCACCTCATCAAATGCCTCAGCAAGCTTGCATGTCTTTTGAAAGCTATCAAAACCTTTGCATCTCCTACACCTCACAATTCTTCTGCCAGGTTcaagatccccccccccctgattCTCTAAACTCTAGGGTTTCCTGGACCTCTTTTTGCATAGGTGGctatcggtgacacaggaaccaggggtccccgagtcccgaggccagaacagcagagtgccacgtggcgccctcccaccAGGGTTATCTCCTTGAGggacgagaagaccaagttccggaagagagtgctcggggtcatgaatagtggtccttgagtatccgagttccccgatgacccgagaagaccaagtaccgggaagagagtgctcggggctgcgaacagtggcccccgagcactcaagtcccccgacgacatgAAAAGCCAAGTaatgggaagagagtgctcggagctgcgaacagtggctcccgagcacccgagtcccccgaggacccaagggaagtcagttccaggagagagtgctcggggccgcgaacagtggcccccgagcacttggttccccgaggacccaaacagtcagttccgggagagagcgctcagggccgtgaatagtggcccccgagcactcggttccccgaggatcacaaaagggcatatccgggagagagtgctttgGGCggcaaacagtggcccccgagcaatcggttccccgagggcctgagaagtccttcgccggtggcccccacagaggcccagcggtgaggtgtcagctggtgagaggcccgatgctgcatttaagagggcgtgtgtcATGTCACTttcaactgctccccccacgcttgctaccagtccctgccacggcctggcagggaggcgtggggacatttagtGCATAAGTCCCATCGCGCGACGtgcggcgcgcctcgggataacatcgcgaagcccaaggcgctccgcctgccgcccCATTGTGttaggcttgctctgaccgagcgggcacgctgggctgctcggtggctgcccggtgggccctccccgcagcgcccgttgaaaaacaacatgatgacgaacaagaccggacgggggcgcgttttcaaccctccccgtcacctcgcgcagcagcccatgatggttgctttccatttatggcacttggaactcgcgccatcctttctgggcacgctatcACCCCAGCGGGCATATAAGCCgggcgggctccccagagaaAGGCAGGTGAAGCTCAGAAAAAGGAGAGTTCGACGGTAGACCAGTTGAATACGAGCTGAGGTCgagcaccgaagaacaaggagcacgaagctctagactagacaaacattcttgtacaCAGCAGATACTCAAAGAGACACtctcagagtatttatagcataaacacaggagtagggtgttacgctcagtgcggcccgaacctgtctaaaaatctcctgagcatttactactttctgCATCCGATAATtctattccacctgcatctcatttacgcccatttatttcacctgcaaagcagattcagaatcatcccccgaccgaatctcaaaagggatCCCTttggatccccgcttgaggagttaaccctccgacagtggcCACACTTCGAACCCAAGGTCCACCACAAGCAACTGATACCTATCTGTTATTGGTGCAATCATACCAGTATATGCTATCCTGAACCTCTGCACAAGAGTAGTAATCGTGCACAAAATCTTCTATCTCAACCCCTCTATTAGCACAGACACCAGCCAAGGAATGGTTGCATGGCTTTCTTGTAATCTACCATTGCCTATATGAGCATCTATGGTTCTGCAAGTCGACTGTGTGCCTTCTAGTCACATTATTAGCATCAACCAAGATAATTTctgcaacatcatcatcactccTGGCAACCTTGACAACTTTCAGGCTATTGCTTGCTTTATGGAGCTCCTTCATCACATTTGGCAGGATTCCATCAGCCATTTGTTTCCCAACCTTCCTTCTTAGAGCTACCTTCTCCATGATCAACTCCCTAAGTCCATCAACTAGCTCGTGAAGAAGTAGACCCTTCAGTGCCTTGATCTTCTTATTGAAACTCTCAGAAATATTGTTTGTGAGGTTATCACACTTACTGGCTTCTGAGAACCAACATCTATACTAGATCCTTCCATGGTTTTTCTCAAGCCACTCTATAGCATCTGGGTTTGATTAAAAAATCTGCTACATGTGCCATCTGAATCTGCCTTCCATATAACTCCTTGCAGTTGGATACAGGTGCTGAGTAAAGACAGATCCATGATATTTCTTCATGAAATTGGCATACATATGCTTCATGCACTCTCTATGCTCAACTTCAGGGAATGCATCATTAACAACAATTTCTAATCCTTTATAAGCATCAGTTGAAATTACCAAACCTGAAGGACTATCTATGGCTCTATGTAATTGTTGCATGAACTACACCTAGTTGTTTTCTATTTCTGaataaaaaattgcatatgCTACATAGAATAACTAGTTGTGACCATCTACTGATGTGGTTGAAGTCAACTGTCCAGTGTATTTACCAAAAAAATACAGTGGAATCCACTCCTATGTAAGGTCTATATCCTTCTAAAAAATCCATCTATACAAGGTTTCAATGCAACAAAGATTCTCTTGAAACATGTTTTCTTACCTACTTTCTATAGCTCAATTTCAATAAGTGAAGCCGATGACCTCTTCTTAATCTTTGCTACCATGTTAAATAGTAGTTGGAATCTCTCTTCATATTTGCCATGAATTTGGTCAAGTGCTAGCCTCATCCCTTCCTAAGCCTTTGAGTACTTCAACTTAATCTTGTATTGCTCTTCAAGCTTCTCTTTTGCGTCCTTTGCACCATTCTGTTGGTTCTTCTTTAACTAGTTCCCCAGCCTATCTGCAACCCACCCTTGAGTAGTCATCTTGCCTTCCTGCAACTTGGTTGTTGGACAATTATGCTCAAATGGAAGAACCTTTAATTGGAGATAAAAACCATGAATGttacaaaaaaaattaacaaaaacaTTGACATGCATAATTGCTACACATATATTGTGTGGTTATCATGTAGTCTTGAACCATGAATGCGCCAAGGACAACCCTCATATGAACAACTGGCAATAAACCTTGTGGCACCTGTCTTTAACCAGCAACTTCAAAACCTCTCTTAACCACTTAATGCCTAATTACTTTTCTGAAAGCAATGATGCCAGGGAACAGTGGATCCTTCCTAATGTTTGGGTTCTCAGGATCATGCAGCACATGTAGTTCTAGAGGGTTAGCATCATTTACCTCTCTACCTCACGAGGCATAGCTCCTTTAGCAGCAGCAAGTTGTACAGTGTCACCATCAGCAGGTTGAGCAGGTTGCTCTGGTTGTGCAGTGTCAACAGTAGCAAATTGAGCAGTCTGCTTTGCTTGTGCAAGTGGAGGGCCATATATGTGTGTATCATCTACACCAACATACACCTCACCACTGTCAAAGATATCATGCTCAACTTCATCTGCTTCTTCACTAGTAGGTTCTTTAGAATCTGCTACTTTAGATGCAGATGTTGCCTGGCCTTTCTCAGGAGGGGGGCAAGATTCACTAGGATTGCTAGTTGGTACTCCTGGTGGCACAACACATAAAGGTTGTAAAGCACCAGCCTCATATTgatcatatatttctttctcaaacACTGCTACCAACAACATGAAGTGCTTCTCTGATTTGTAGATTTCAAGCACATCTACAATTTGGGTATCATGAACTAATTGAACATCCTCACCAATCCTTTTGTAAAAGAACCACACCATAGGTTTCTAGGCTATGCCCCATTTGACCTTGCCACTTAAGCTTCTCATAAGGAAATCCATTGAAAAGCTGTTGGAATCCACTACCTAATTTTGAGTGATACCTTTGGTATAGGGTTTCCAACCATCTGACTCAACTGTGATAAAACCTTCAACCTTCGTCTCTATTGTGTATCAGTGCCTAGCgagaaagggacaaaaccaaatCAAAATCGTGCTAAAAAAGGGAACATAAACTACAAATCCGTGCTATTTTCTACTGAGAACCAATGCAGTGTGATGGATTTAGAGGGATCGTTGAGGTCTAGGGTTACTCACGGTTTTGGAGATCTAGGCGCACTAGGACCCATGCGGTCCATCTCCTCCATCCAAGTTGCTGAACCGCTCGCAAAGGATCTTGCCTCTACGGAACCTAGATAAGCTCCGCCTCCATCGTTAGTGAGGCCTCGCCTTGCCCAATCGTCTTGGCCATCAGTAGGGTTTCTCGAGAGTAGGGAATGGGGGTGTAACCTAGTTGAGTCGAACCAAGTGTCGATATAGACCAAAGGGGGGCATTATGGGAAATATGCAAATACTGGCGCCTGGCAGTGGGTCTAAACCCGTCGGAGGCGTATATAATGGCGTGATTCGAATAGACACAAAATCGCGATGGCAGCCACCAGATTTCATGAATTATAATGGCATTTTTGAATCAGGCAAAAGTATAATGCCACCAATCTAATTAACTCAAAATTTAATGGCCTTATTTATTAGGTTGTAatcaacaaacttgaaaatTAACTTCTTTTTAACGAAAGAATGTTTTATTCCACCATAAACTTGCCAATTTGGCCACATACCATCACATTTTCTCAAACATTAATCATTTCCACCACTACAATAGAAGATGTCATTTAAATCAGGTCATCAGTGTCGGCTAGGtcagaactgacactgatgaagtatcgGTGTTAGTTCATCATCCCGCGCTCAATCATTGATTGAGCCgggttgaaccgacactgatactcagtatcggTGTTGGTTCTTAATACGAACCATCATTGATATTATTACTGCTAGTTTATAATTTGAGCTGGCAGCAAATCTTGGAGTGGATCCGAAATTTTGATGCAATCTGATTTTGGCTCGTGCCCTCAGGTCTAGCCcgatctctctatttctctctcccCTATCTCTTCAGGCTGGCCGCACGCCCGCACTCCATCCGATTCTATAAGTTCAAGCCTTCCTCACTAGCCCTCTCTCTCttgtcaccccccccccccctcaccgacctcctcctcccagccTCCCTCACCAGCAACTCCACCCTTTGCGAGATCCGCGGCGGGATCCGGCAGATCCGACCATGGATCTCGCTAGCGGCGGTGTCAGTGACTCCTTGGTGTGGTGGCAGTCGCAGTTGCGGTGGTGGCATATGTGAGGTCATAGGTGTGATGGCTCCTTGTGCGGTGGCGGTGCATGTGAGGTCGCAGGTGAGGCCGCAGGTGCAGTGGCTCCTCGGTGTGGTGGTGGCCGCAGGTGAGGTGCGGTGGCGGCGCAGGTGAGGTCGCAGGTGAGGTTATTGCTCGCGGTGCCACTGGGAGCAAGGAGAGGAGCTGCAGAGGAGCTCACAACGGATGTCGAGCTCGAGTGGCGCCATCCGGTGGAGGGATGGGTCACTGTCGACTTTGGCTCAAGCGAGTCCGGCTCGATGCAGAGGCCAGCTTGATTTCTATTTTTTCGTGAAAATAACTTCAGTGCCGGTTATGAATCCATTAGTGATAGTGTTCGATTATCATTGCCGATTATgtagtgccggttctaaaaccgacactgatgtcGATTTGAAACCGGTATTGATCACCTTTTTTTAAAGTAATGTGCGGATGTATATTGAGCTTTCGTCTATCATTATAATCTATCTTGTTCTATTGTATCGGCTAATAAAGGAACAACAATGTTACAACCGTTTGAATTTGGCTGCATCCCTGCCAATTAATCCTACCACAAACCGTGTACAATATACACCAATACAAACTGCACCCACAGTGGTCCACGACCTCCAACTTGGACTACAGTACACGGAcgggcgccgcgccgcgcgcATGCGACTTTATTTGTGCTGTTCTTTGCAAGCACGGCCTGTTCCTAGAACCGCAAGCCTCTTTGGTCGCTCCAGCAGTCCTGCCGGGCGCCGGCTACTGGCCGTCGTCGCGCTTGTTGAGGATCTTGCCCGCGAGCACGGCCGTCTCGATGACCCCGCGTATGACGGACGCCGTCTGGCCAACGTCGCACTCGTTCCCCTGGAACGTCGGCCCCGCCGGGCTCACCCTGTCGAGGCAGCTCAGCAGGTTCTCGTTGCACCGCGTGTTCAGGTAGTCATCTGCCCCAAGTCAGCAGCAAGTAGTCAGAGACAGATGGGACGACGGGACGACACATGTACGCCTGATCCACCACTCGCGTACTCAGTGCGCTCGAGTGAGTGCGTGAGGGAGATATGGGGGCGATGCAATCATGCGTGCCGACGCGTGCAAGCGGATGCAACCGTGCCGTGCCGAGAAGGAAGGACGCGACGGCCCAACGGCGGGCTACTGGCgcaccgcgcgcgcgcgcgcgcgcacgagTTGGTTGGCTGCGAGCCTGCGGCGCGCCGACGCACGTACGCATCCGTTGGTCTGAGGGTGCTGTGGCCTTGTGCAGAAACGCGACCCTGCATCGCGTTTTGAGTCTTTGGAGTTTTGACCAAACTGGCGCATGCCGTGCGCTTGGTTTAATTTATCTTGTAGCCTTGTACTAGTCTAAGATCGTGATCTGACTGCGTTAGTTGGCGCGTCAGCTCGGAAACACCTGGCGTGAGGCCGTGGGCTAAGTTGGACCTACCCTTGGTCCGTTTGGTGCGTTCAGGTGAAGCCAGTCCTCCTTGTGCTTTctcctgcttttttttttttttttttttgtttcagaaAGGAACTGAAGAGGCAGAGTTCAGAGAACGTACTGTTGTGGGTGTCGACGCATTGGCCGTGGACCATGCAGCAGGCGTCGAGGGCGTCGCAGGGCGTCTCGCCGGGGCAACCGCTGTACATGATCCCGCAGTATTTCCCGTACCTCAGCAGCGGCGGAACTTCACGGGACCGTTGCATCACAGACAACGAAAGCAAACGCGTGTCAGTAATTCCCTTTTCCAGTATCCGATTGAAAAGAGTCGACTTGAAACTTGAACTAAGCTGCTTGTCCGTTCCTAAAAATTGCAGACTATGTGCTGTTCATTGTCATTCATAGAAAATGGAGCTCTATAAAGTAATCCTCACGCGAACGAAATCTTAGTACTAAGGAATAGAGGATAAgaacataaatgaaaaaaaaacacggTAAAGTTTCAATCATCTTCTCTGAAACTAGCAGGGAAGAGAGATCCCAAACAGAACACAGAACTGGAAGGCAAAGATTCCTCTGTAACAAGAATGACAGTGTAAGGGTTGTGACGTTCCTACCCGTGCAGAACGAGGATTCGCATGTCCGGCTACAACCCTGGTTTCCCTGACGAAAACAAGCCCATGGTGGACCCCGAATCAACCGATCAGCTCGCAAAGCACTTGCAAAAGTTCAGATTCAGTTTGCTTCCCTCTGGTCCTTACCGCCGGTGGTTCCCCAAGCAGGTCGCCGATCTTCAGCGCTCGTGAGGCCGTCCCCAAcaggaggagaagcagcagaGAACACCGAGAGAACACGAGAACGGATGCCATTCTCGTGGTGTTCGACTGTTCGTTTGTGCGTCTGTCTCTGTGTGTGGTGTGCGAGAGAGAACGACTGGATAGGCAGAGGGGCGAAATACCACGAGAATGGCACCGGCCGGCTGAGCTTTTATAAGCTTTGGAGTTTGGACTCTGGAGGAAGTGGTTGGACTTGGACGAGAGTAAGCAGTGCATGTACTTGATGAAGATGGACTCAGGGAGTTGTGTACTCCAGCTGTGGAAGTTAATTGCAAGTGAGACTAATAGAAACTCCAAAGACTGTACGTATACAATTATACCAGATGTCAACTATATATAGTGCAGTTAATTGCAAGTGAGACTAATCCTAATTTTCGAGTACCAGCAGAACATATATACTGCTGCTAGTTGGTGGGCGTGATGCGGGTCTCACTGATATGATCCCACATGATGGCAGGCTTATGCTCACAACAAAGAACATCAGATTTAGACCTTATCTTTTTGCTCATTTCATGTAAAGACTAAAGGCTCACCAAGCAGCGGATAGAATATATGAGATTTGACCGCATGTGTGAGCTAGTCCACGTCTTGCACCAATCCTGAGTACTTAAATGTTATAGAAGCGAGATCAAAACGAGGCTGTTTAGGCGTCTTGCTGAATCAAGAGATGACCTCGCAACCGTAGAGAGCCAGCCCCAACCGCTGCACATGGTCTAACGCTTGGCCTCCTGAGTCCTCTAAACGATTGGAACATTGCACCCAAATAATTTGTGTTGAAGCTAGTTTACGAGCTTAGCTCAGGTAGAGACTGGAGGCGCCTCGATTAGTGTCGTGTGAATCCCGTTTCCTGCAGATTTGTGGCAAGTCCTCTTTAGCATGCTAGCAACTGCATCTAAACTAGCACTGGACCTTCCGTTCGCTAGCAACTGCATCTAAGCTAGCACTGGACCTTCCGTTCTAGCTAGGTGGTCCACTGGTCCTTGCACAAGCGGACTGCAAGAGGCAGTGCTCCACAAGCAGAAGAAGGCAGAAGCTTTCTGCATGCCATTGGTTAATTGGGCTCGAAAGACCTGCGTCATGCAACGTCCAAAACTGTGCACTGTTCAGTGCAGAGAGTGCAGTCTTCGGTTTCAGAGATCAGAAACCGAGCAAAAACGGCCGACGGAGCGCATCATGGTACAATTCAGTTACATTTATTTTTCCCTTATATAAACTGTTCTGTTCGTGATAGTATATCATTAAGATTGCATATATATGGGTCACCGACTCAGCTCCCCTTCTCTTACaggggagaagaaaatggagtCCATCCAACACTTACCTTTTGCCCTTTTCCTTTTGGCAGAGTACCCGTTTCCTTTTCAAAGTCTGCACAAAGTGTCCCGAGACCCCAAAAGGCTTAGAGGAAGAAACATGGAGTAACttctctcaaaaaaatatgaaacggTGTTCAGAAAATGGAAAACTCCGCATACATATAACCGGTCAGGTCAGATTGATTATCATTTTAATTTGGTTCCTGCTAGTGCTACTAGTTGGCCTGCACCTAATTGCGACCTATATTTTCCAATTTATATTTACTATTTGTTTTAGAAGCTAAACATATTTCGAACAGGTCGTGCGTGAATAGATTATGAGTGATCTTAGTAAGTCCAtccattgaaaaaaatatattagtaaaTCGAGCAAAGAATTTAACCTAGAAGTGATGAAACACAAACTAGGGCGATGTGTAGCACACCCAGAGATGAGATCTGTGGTATGAATTGCATGTAGTAGGTACGTACCAACAGTTGTATCCGTGCAAGAATATATGATGTGTATAATCTATCGCCATGGCATACAATTGACCccggaaagaaaaagaaaaataatgattGAAAAACAAGATTGAAATATTTGACAAGACAAGCACTATTGAGCCTATTTGACAGAGCTTCAGCTTCAAAAAATTTTAGAGTCGGGCATTTTTAGCTCTAGGAATTCACGAAGCTGGAGTTATGAATACATAGAGAATGTTTAGgtgagctattttatttttattttagtctaaaaATATAGACTTAAATCACTTTgtcttagcctataaatataaGATCAAACGTGGAGCTAGTAGCTAGAGTCATCCCAAATAGGGTTTACACTACTAAAAAAGCTCGTACGAGACTTCTTGCCTTTCACAGTTTTTTTTGGAACCATGTGATAAAAATTATCGCTTACAGTTCTAGTTAGAAGTCGTGTGAGACAAGCTATACGGTTGGAACTATGAGAGATAACAAATATCTCTTATGGTTCAAATGGGAATCTGTCCCAGATAATATTAAGGATAAGTCCACTCTAAAACCATGCAAAATACTCTGGAATCACGAGGGATATCAAGGGTCCAAGCTTCTCTCACAAGGTTCGTCACTTCGTCCCCACTACTCGTGAGAAATAAATGCACTTCGCCTTCCACGCCAGGATCCATTAAGTTCGCACCAGCCGAATaattctcccccccccccaaaaccCAATCTCATCCCcattctcctctctcctcccaatCCTGGTCGCCACGAGCTCATCCTCTACTTTGATCTCGACACTCCTCCGCCGCGCCTCCCATGGACGCTTCTCCTACTCCATCACCATCAGTGCCCGCTCTGCCATATCCTCCACACACGGGCCTACCGTGGTCGCCACTTAGTTGGTCCTCGTTGGAGTcagaggtggagg
The nucleotide sequence above comes from Phragmites australis chromosome 4, lpPhrAust1.1, whole genome shotgun sequence. Encoded proteins:
- the LOC133914394 gene encoding probable phospholipase A2 homolog 2, producing the protein MHCLLSSKSNHFLQSPNSKAYKSSAGRCHSRGISPLCLSSRSLSHTTHRDRRTNEQSNTTRMASVLVFSRCSLLLLLLLGTASRALKIGDLLGEPPAGNQGCSRTCESSFCTVPPLLRYGKYCGIMYSGCPGETPCDALDACCMVHGQCVDTHNNDYLNTRCNENLLSCLDRVSPAGPTFQGNECDVGQTASVIRGVIETAVLAGKILNKRDDGQ